Genomic segment of Dendrosporobacter quercicolus:
GTTAGAGCGGAGCGATAACATCCATAATGTACATCGCGACAATCTAACGAAGCAAAAACCATCCTAAAATGAATATCTTCTGTGAAGTTTTCAGGGAATATACCTTTCAAGGATATTCACCTGACGATTCAGTGGCGATAGCTGCGAGGCTCCACCTGTTCCCATACCGAACACAGTAGTTAAGCTCGTATACGTCGAAAGTACTTGGTTGGAAACGGCCTGGGAGGATAGAAAGCTGCTGATTGAGAAACACCTGTCTTGCGACGGGTGTTTTTTTATTGTGCGAATGAGAAGGCCCGGAGGGTGCGGCCATTATGCAACGCTGCGCCGCTGCCGCTTAACCTCCGCTTATGCCTAACGGCCGCATGCTCCTTGGTGATGCTGACGGCAGTGAGGGAACACAGTAGTTAAGTCATATACGCTGAAAGTACGGCCCTGAAAGGGGCGGTGCTGATGCCAACGCATCGCTTTGTTTTCAAAATACTCATCTTTGTTGGCTAATATCAACCATAGGAGGAGAAAATAGATGCTGAACGAGTATTTTTGCCCAGAGGATAAATTGTAGTCAGAAAGGAACAGGGAATGGCGGAATCAGTGCTTTTGACGCAAATAGGAAGAGCCTTGGCAATCATTTTAGCCGCTGTATTGATTGGCTATGCCGTAGAGCGGTATTTGCTGACCAAATTAAAACAATTAGCAGATGCAACCAAATGGGAATGTGATGAAGTTATCGTTTGCGCATTACGCGGGCGCTTGATTAAATGGTTGTTTATTGCCGGTTTATACAGCGTTGTGCTGGTCACTCCGCTGCCTTACAACATTACCGGCATTTCCAAAAGCGTGCTGATTGTAATCTTTGTATTATCGGTTACTGCAGCCGCAGCGCATATTGCCGTAGGGGTAATTAACGTTTACGCCAAAAAGAGCCGGCGGGCGTTTCCTTCGACCTCCATTTTTACCAATTTAACCATTAGCTTGCTGGTTATTATTGGCGCTTTAATTATTATGCAATCCTTAGGGATATCAATAACTCCTTTACTGACCGCATTGGGGGTAGGGGGTCTGGCAGTAGCTCTGGCATTGCAGGATACGCTATCCAATTTTTTCGCCGGGCTGCATATTTTGTTTTCCCGGCCAATCCGCCCAAGTGATTATATTCGGTTAGACACAGGCGAAGAAGGCTATGTTATTGATATTACCTGGCGCAATACCTCAATCAGGGATTTGACGGAAAACATGATTGTTGTGCCGAATTCAAAAATGGCGACAGCTAAGATTATCAATTTTTCGCTGCCGACAAAATCGCTCATCATCCTAATGCCGATCGGTGTTAGTTACAACAGCGATTTGGAGCAGGTGGAACGGATTACTGCTGAGACAGCCAGGGAAGTGATGGCTGAAGTTCCCGGGGGTATGCCGGACTATGAGCCTGTTGTGCGCTTTAACAGCTTTGGCGAGTATAGCGTACAGTATAATGTCCTTATGTGTGTACAGGAATTTGCGGCTCAGTATTTGGTCAAACATGAATTTATTAAACGCCTGCACCGGAACTATCGTATGGCCGGTATAAAAGTACCTTACCCGGTCCAAACCGTTTATTTAAGAAAAGAGTGAATTGCTGAGCAAGCCGGCAGCGGCGGGCCTGCCGCCTGGCCGGAGAGGGCTGTACGGGAATGCGTAGCTGGAGCGGCACTTAAATGCCGCTGTTTTTGTTTTTCCGTCATAATGGCTGCGCAGCTCCGATTCCGAAAATACCTTTGCCTATTAAAATCTATGTTGATTTAGACAGGTAATTAGCAAATAATGACGAATTATTTAACAATAATTACAAATTTGCTGTTTGAAATGATAATTGCCATTGTAAATTTAATGAACAGTAATAGGTTGTAAAGGAGTCGGATTGGGGTTATGCACAGGTTGCAGGTAAGTTTTCGGGGGCAGGAAGGGTATAGAGTCATCCGCCATTGTGTAAATGAGTATATTAAACAAACCCTTGGATCTAAATGCGCTGCAATGGTTATTGCGTTTAATGAAGCAGTGAATAATGCCATCCAGTATGGGGGCAGGAGCGGAGCCGGCACTGTCACCGTCAAATTTCGCTTGCTTAAAGGAAAGCGGCTGATTATTAGGGTTAAGGATAGCGGCGCCGGGTTTGCGGCTGCCGGGGCTTACTGCCAAGCGGCAAAAGCACCGCTGCGGTTCGAGGATATTGCCTGGTCGGAGTCGGGGCGAGGCGTTTTTTTGATGAAAGCGATCGCCGATTATGTAATATATAATAAATGCGGCAATGAGGTTCTGTTGATGAAACGTGTGCCGGGAGAGACAGGATAGCAGCTGAACTCAGGGCTGTCCGGGTGTGGGATCAATACTGAAAGGATGTTGAAGGTATGGCATGGTTACGCAATCTTAAGATCTTTCACAAGCTGCTTGTCATCATACTTGTGAGTGCGACAGCTTTGCTGCTCACAAGTATTACCGGCTTCTATTACACGAACAAGATGAACGATAATTCTCATAAGATGTATGAGGACAGGGTGGTGCCGGCCATGCTGGTGAATGATACCCGGCGGCTGTCCCGTTTAGCTGAAGCGCGAACAATGGAACTGCTTTTTGCTACAGATCAAAACCTGCAGCGGCAATTGAGCGCTGAACTGGAACAAATCACTCAGCAAATGGATGAAATGTTCACCAGCTATGAAGCCTTTGCCCCGGATGCTTATGAAGCCGAGCGAATTGCTAAATATAAGCAACTGGCCGAAGTTTACCGTGAGGAACGTGAGACTGCTGTCGGCCTGGCGCTGACAGGCCGCAATCAGGAAGCCTACGCTTATTTTAAACAAAAGGCTTTGCCGCTTTTAGACCAAACAGGGGTGCTAAGGGAAGAAATTTCGCAATATAATGACC
This window contains:
- a CDS encoding mechanosensitive ion channel family protein, producing MAESVLLTQIGRALAIILAAVLIGYAVERYLLTKLKQLADATKWECDEVIVCALRGRLIKWLFIAGLYSVVLVTPLPYNITGISKSVLIVIFVLSVTAAAAHIAVGVINVYAKKSRRAFPSTSIFTNLTISLLVIIGALIIMQSLGISITPLLTALGVGGLAVALALQDTLSNFFAGLHILFSRPIRPSDYIRLDTGEEGYVIDITWRNTSIRDLTENMIVVPNSKMATAKIINFSLPTKSLIILMPIGVSYNSDLEQVERITAETAREVMAEVPGGMPDYEPVVRFNSFGEYSVQYNVLMCVQEFAAQYLVKHEFIKRLHRNYRMAGIKVPYPVQTVYLRKE
- a CDS encoding ATP-binding protein, with translation MHRLQVSFRGQEGYRVIRHCVNEYIKQTLGSKCAAMVIAFNEAVNNAIQYGGRSGAGTVTVKFRLLKGKRLIIRVKDSGAGFAAAGAYCQAAKAPLRFEDIAWSESGRGVFLMKAIADYVIYNKCGNEVLLMKRVPGETG